Proteins from a single region of Segatella copri:
- a CDS encoding AAA family ATPase: MLYATLICGISKTELTTVMEPEVEALGKTLGVSYEECLEELRQYYDGYHFSEHSEDVFYDSTQRTISDRIIKEG; this comes from the coding sequence TTGTTGTACGCTACACTCATCTGTGGTATCAGCAAAACCGAGCTTACCACTGTAATGGAGCCGGAAGTTGAGGCTCTGGGTAAGACGTTAGGGGTATCTTACGAGGAGTGTCTGGAGGAATTGCGCCAATATTATGACGGTTACCATTTCAGTGAGCATTCTGAGGATGTGTTTTATGATAGCACCCAGCGTACTATTAGCGACAGGATTATTAAGGAAGGGTGA
- the mreD gene encoding rod shape-determining protein MreD codes for MSIDLVKRLATFVVLVLVQGLVFNHIHLFNCATPLLYIIMVLHFRRNHPKWAVLLWCFMMGLCVDVFANTPGVAAASMTAVGLLQPYLFELFVPRDSADDLEPSMRSIGVGAYCWYVFFIILVYNLLFFTLETFNFFNWVHWLECIGGSTVITYILVMATESFRK; via the coding sequence ATGAGTATAGATTTAGTGAAAAGACTAGCTACCTTTGTGGTGCTCGTGCTGGTACAGGGATTGGTGTTTAATCATATTCATCTATTCAATTGTGCCACCCCCTTGCTGTATATCATTATGGTACTGCATTTCCGCCGCAACCATCCTAAATGGGCGGTGTTATTGTGGTGCTTTATGATGGGGCTTTGTGTGGACGTATTTGCCAATACGCCAGGTGTTGCAGCAGCTTCGATGACTGCCGTAGGACTGCTACAACCTTATTTGTTTGAACTTTTCGTACCGCGTGACAGCGCCGACGATCTGGAACCGTCCATGCGTTCTATCGGCGTAGGTGCATATTGCTGGTACGTATTCTTCATCATTCTCGTTTATAATCTATTGTTCTTTACACTCGAAACATTCAATTTCTTTAATTGGGTTCACTGGTTGGAATGTATAGGCGGAAGTACGGTTATCACTTATATATTGGTGATGGCGACAGAAAGTTTCAGAAAGTAA
- a CDS encoding IMP cyclohydrolase codes for MAETKKIKTALVSVFHKDGLDELLAKLNEEGVKFLSTGGTQKFIESLGYECEKVEDVTTYPSILGGRVKTLHPKIFGGILARRDNEGDQEQMKEYEIPSIDLVIVDLYPFEQTVASGASDADIIEKIDIGGISLIRAGAKNFKDVVIVPSKAEYSVLLDILKKKGAETDIEDRKMFAERAFGVSSHYDTAIHAWFAK; via the coding sequence ATGGCTGAAACAAAGAAAATCAAGACAGCGTTGGTGTCTGTCTTCCACAAGGATGGCTTGGACGAATTGCTCGCCAAGTTGAATGAAGAGGGTGTAAAGTTCCTGAGTACTGGTGGTACCCAGAAGTTTATCGAATCTTTGGGTTATGAATGCGAGAAAGTTGAGGATGTCACTACCTATCCATCTATCTTGGGTGGTCGCGTAAAGACTCTTCATCCTAAAATATTTGGAGGTATCTTGGCTCGCCGTGACAACGAGGGTGACCAGGAGCAGATGAAGGAATACGAAATCCCTTCTATCGATCTCGTCATCGTAGACTTGTATCCTTTCGAGCAGACTGTAGCTAGCGGTGCTAGCGATGCTGATATCATCGAGAAAATCGATATTGGCGGTATCTCTTTGATTCGTGCAGGTGCCAAAAACTTCAAGGACGTGGTGATCGTTCCTAGCAAGGCTGAATACAGCGTATTGCTCGATATCCTGAAGAAAAAGGGTGCTGAGACTGATATCGAAGACCGCAAGATGTTTGCAGAGCGTGCATTCGGTGTAAGCTCTCACTACGATACTGCAATCCATGCATGGTTTGCTAAGTAA
- the mreC gene encoding rod shape-determining protein MreC: MRNLLEFLAKYNHWFVFLILEVVSMVLLFQYNSYQGSAWFSSANAVTGKLYEWDANVETFFSLTKVNQELTQRNAYLEQEVQKLSDSLVSVTKDSSIYHRDQFALLRNYRLIPAKVVANSVDKPGNLMTIDKGSADGIHKDMGVISGTGVVGIVYLVAEHYAIVIPVLNTKSNISCMIQNRGYFGYLRWKGGVSDLAYLEEVPRHAHFKLGDYVVTSGYSAVFPPGVRVGRILHVFNSADGLSYRVQLRLSTDFARLRDVCVIDDTAMKERLEIMRAAQDSIETNGDNNQ; this comes from the coding sequence ATGCGCAACCTTTTAGAGTTTTTAGCGAAATACAACCATTGGTTTGTCTTCCTGATTCTTGAGGTGGTGAGTATGGTGCTGTTGTTTCAGTATAACAGCTATCAGGGCAGTGCCTGGTTCTCCTCGGCTAATGCCGTAACGGGTAAGTTGTATGAATGGGATGCGAATGTAGAAACATTCTTCTCACTTACCAAGGTGAACCAGGAACTGACACAGCGCAATGCGTATCTCGAACAGGAGGTGCAGAAACTTTCCGACAGTCTCGTGAGCGTGACCAAGGATAGCAGCATCTACCATCGTGACCAGTTTGCATTGCTGAGAAACTATCGTCTGATTCCGGCTAAGGTAGTGGCGAATAGTGTCGATAAACCCGGCAACCTGATGACAATTGACAAGGGTAGCGCAGATGGCATCCACAAGGATATGGGTGTAATCAGCGGTACGGGTGTTGTGGGTATCGTGTATCTGGTGGCAGAACATTACGCTATCGTGATTCCGGTATTGAACACGAAGTCGAACATCAGTTGTATGATTCAGAATAGAGGCTATTTTGGCTATCTGCGCTGGAAGGGTGGTGTGTCTGACCTTGCCTATCTGGAAGAGGTGCCACGTCATGCTCACTTTAAATTGGGTGACTATGTGGTAACGAGTGGCTATTCTGCTGTATTCCCTCCTGGAGTGAGAGTAGGCAGGATATTGCACGTGTTCAACTCCGCCGATGGCCTGTCGTATCGCGTACAACTTCGCCTCTCTACCGATTTTGCCCGTCTGCGTGATGTATGTGTCATTGATGATACCGCCATGAAAGAGCGATTGGAGATTATGCGTGCAGCACAGGATAGCATCGAAACAAATGGAGACAATAATCAATAA
- a CDS encoding rod shape-determining protein translates to MGFFSFIQEIAMDLGTANTIIISDDKIVVDEPSVVALDRRTDKMIAVGEKAKMMYEKTHDNIRTIRPLRDGVIADFTACEQMMRGLIKMVHTGSRLFSPSLRMVIGVPSGSTEVELRAVRDSAEHADGRDVYLIFEPMAAAIGIGIDVEAPEGNMIVDIGGGSTEIAVISLGGIVSNNSIRTAGDDLTADIQEYMSRQHNVKVSERMAERIKIHVGSALTDLGDEAPEDFIVHGPNRITALPMEVPVCYQEIAHCLDKTVAKIENAVLSALENTPPELYADIVKNGIWLSGGGALLRGLDKRLQDKINIPFHIAEDPLHSVAKGAGIALKNVDRFSFLMR, encoded by the coding sequence ATGGGATTTTTTTCATTTATTCAGGAAATTGCAATGGACTTGGGTACAGCCAATACCATCATTATCAGTGATGATAAGATTGTAGTGGATGAACCTTCTGTTGTAGCCCTTGACCGCCGCACCGACAAGATGATTGCTGTGGGCGAGAAGGCTAAGATGATGTACGAGAAGACTCATGATAATATCCGTACTATCAGACCATTGCGTGATGGCGTGATTGCCGACTTTACTGCCTGTGAGCAGATGATGCGTGGATTGATTAAGATGGTTCATACTGGTAGCCGTCTCTTCTCTCCTTCACTCCGTATGGTTATCGGTGTACCTTCTGGTTCTACCGAAGTTGAGCTTCGTGCTGTGCGCGACTCTGCCGAGCATGCCGACGGACGTGATGTATATTTGATTTTTGAGCCTATGGCAGCCGCTATCGGTATCGGTATCGATGTTGAGGCTCCAGAGGGTAATATGATTGTTGATATAGGTGGTGGTTCTACCGAAATCGCTGTCATCTCATTGGGTGGTATCGTATCGAACAACTCAATCCGTACAGCCGGTGACGACCTTACTGCCGATATCCAGGAATATATGAGCCGTCAGCACAACGTGAAGGTTTCTGAGCGTATGGCTGAGCGTATCAAGATTCATGTGGGTTCAGCTCTGACCGATCTGGGTGATGAGGCTCCAGAAGATTTCATCGTACATGGTCCTAACCGTATTACAGCGTTGCCTATGGAGGTACCTGTATGCTATCAGGAGATTGCTCACTGTCTGGATAAGACCGTGGCAAAGATAGAGAACGCTGTGCTCTCAGCATTGGAGAACACACCTCCTGAGCTCTATGCCGATATTGTGAAGAATGGTATCTGGCTCTCTGGTGGTGGTGCTTTGCTCCGCGGTCTCGACAAGCGTTTGCAGGATAAGATCAATATCCCATTCCACATCGCAGAAGATCCATTGCACAGTGTTGCCAAGGGTGCTGGTATTGCGTTGAAGAATGTAGACCGTTTCTCATTCTTGATGAGATAA
- the hflX gene encoding GTPase HflX — translation MKEFVISEVKAETAVLVGLITKTQDEAKTKEYLDELEFLADTAGAVTVKRFTQKVVSPNQTTYVGKGKLEEIKEYIKNEEEEDREVGMVIFDDELSAKQIRNIEQELQVKILDRTSLILDIFAMRAQTAAAKTQVELAQYRYMLPRLQRLWTHLERQGGGSGSGGGKGSVGLRGPGETQLEMDRRIILGRMSLLKERLAEIDKQKTTQRKNRGRMVRVALVGYTNVGKSTIMNLLSKSEVFAENKLFATLDTTVRKVVVDNLPFLLADTVGFIRKLPTDLVDSFKSTLDETREADLLLHVVDISHPDFEEQIQVVENTLKELDCADKPSMIIFNKIDNYSWVEKEEDDLTPMEKENIPLEDLKKTWMAKLNEDCLFISAKNKENIDEFREILYKKVRELHVQKYPYNDFLYQDYE, via the coding sequence ATGAAAGAATTTGTAATATCAGAAGTCAAGGCGGAAACCGCTGTACTCGTGGGTCTGATTACCAAGACACAGGACGAAGCCAAGACAAAAGAATATCTCGACGAGTTGGAATTTCTTGCCGATACTGCGGGGGCTGTCACCGTAAAGCGATTCACGCAGAAGGTGGTTTCTCCTAACCAGACCACCTATGTGGGTAAGGGTAAACTCGAAGAAATCAAAGAATATATCAAAAACGAAGAAGAGGAAGATAGAGAAGTAGGTATGGTCATCTTTGATGATGAGCTTTCTGCCAAACAGATCCGTAACATCGAACAGGAACTGCAGGTGAAGATTCTGGACCGCACCTCACTCATCCTCGATATCTTCGCCATGCGTGCGCAAACCGCTGCGGCTAAAACCCAGGTAGAGTTGGCGCAATACCGCTATATGCTCCCTCGTCTGCAAAGACTCTGGACTCACCTGGAACGACAGGGCGGTGGTTCAGGATCTGGTGGCGGTAAGGGATCTGTTGGTCTGCGTGGACCGGGTGAGACCCAGCTCGAGATGGACCGCCGTATCATCCTCGGCAGAATGAGTCTCCTCAAAGAACGACTGGCAGAAATCGACAAGCAGAAGACTACACAGCGAAAAAACAGAGGCAGAATGGTACGCGTGGCACTGGTGGGCTATACCAACGTAGGTAAATCTACCATCATGAATCTGCTCAGCAAGAGCGAGGTGTTTGCAGAGAACAAACTCTTTGCCACCCTCGACACCACCGTACGCAAGGTGGTGGTAGACAACCTGCCGTTCCTCCTTGCCGATACCGTAGGATTCATCCGCAAATTGCCAACCGACCTGGTCGACTCATTCAAGAGTACCCTTGACGAGACACGCGAGGCCGACCTCCTTCTGCACGTAGTAGACATCTCACATCCCGACTTCGAAGAGCAGATTCAGGTAGTAGAGAATACGCTCAAGGAACTGGATTGCGCCGATAAGCCATCGATGATTATCTTCAACAAGATAGACAACTACTCATGGGTAGAAAAAGAGGAAGACGACCTCACACCGATGGAGAAAGAGAACATCCCGCTGGAAGACCTGAAGAAGACCTGGATGGCAAAACTCAATGAGGACTGCCTCTTCATCTCGGCAAAGAACAAGGAGAACATCGACGAATTCCGCGAGATACTCTACAAGAAAGTAAGAGAGTTGCACGTACAGAAGTATCCATACAACGACTTCCTGTACCAGGATTATGAGTAA
- the clpB gene encoding ATP-dependent chaperone ClpB: MTFDKFTIKAQEAVQEAVNIAQRNGQQTIEPVHLLSGILEKATDVTNYIFQKLGMNGQQIAMLLRQEMQHLPRVQGGGQPYLSNETNQILMNAEDTAKKMGDEFVSVEPILLAIVQGNSTAARILKDAGANAKDMLAAIQALRQGQNVKSQSADDNYQSLEKYAKNLVEQARSGKLDPVIGRDEEIRRVLQILSRRTKNNPILIGEPGTGKTAIVEGLAERIVRGDVPENLKNKQLYSLDMGALVAGAKYKGEFEERLKSVIKEVTNANGQIILFIDEIHTLVGAGGGEGAMDAANILKPALARGELRAIGATTLNEYQKYFEKDKALERRFQTVMVNEPDEVDAISILRGIKERYENHHKVRIQDDACIAAVKLSERYISDRFLPDKAIDLMDEAAAKLRMERDSVPEELDEITRHLKQLEIEREAIKRENDLPKIQQLDKEIAELKDQEHDFRAKWEGEKALVNKIQQDKQEIENLKFEAERMEREGNYERVAEIRYSKLKALEDDIKKIQEQLKSTQGGAAMVREEVTADDIAEVVSRWTGIPVSRMMQSEREKLLHLEEELHKRVIGQDEAITAVSDAVRRSRAGLQDPKRPIASFIFLGTTGVGKTELAKALAEYLFNDESMMTRIDMSEYQEKFSVTRLIGAPPGYVGYDEGGQLTEAVRRKPYSVVLFDEIEKAHPDVFNTLLQVLDDGRLTDNKGRVVNFKNTIIIMTSNASREMLRKTFRPEFLNRIDDIITFKPLTQEQIAEVVELQMKRVKKMLEPQGFELRWTPAAIQYLAKVGYDPEFGARPVKRAIQDYVLNDLSKKILAEEVSREKPITIDYSEANGIEFKNL; the protein is encoded by the coding sequence ATGACATTCGACAAATTTACAATCAAGGCGCAGGAGGCGGTACAGGAAGCCGTAAACATTGCGCAGCGAAATGGTCAGCAAACCATCGAACCGGTGCATCTGCTTAGCGGTATTCTTGAAAAGGCTACCGATGTGACCAACTACATCTTCCAGAAGTTGGGCATGAACGGACAGCAAATCGCTATGCTCTTGCGTCAGGAGATGCAACATCTGCCTCGTGTGCAGGGCGGCGGTCAGCCATACCTCAGCAACGAGACTAACCAGATACTGATGAATGCCGAGGATACCGCCAAGAAAATGGGCGACGAGTTCGTTAGCGTAGAACCTATCCTGTTGGCTATCGTACAGGGCAACTCTACTGCTGCACGTATTCTGAAGGATGCTGGTGCAAATGCCAAAGATATGCTCGCTGCCATACAGGCACTGAGACAGGGACAGAACGTAAAATCACAAAGCGCTGATGATAACTATCAGAGTTTGGAGAAATATGCGAAAAACCTTGTAGAACAGGCAAGAAGCGGCAAGCTGGACCCAGTTATCGGACGTGATGAGGAAATCAGAAGAGTACTCCAGATTCTGTCACGAAGAACCAAGAACAACCCTATTCTGATAGGTGAGCCTGGTACAGGTAAGACCGCCATCGTAGAAGGTCTTGCCGAGCGTATCGTCCGTGGCGATGTACCGGAGAATCTGAAGAACAAGCAACTCTATTCTCTCGATATGGGTGCGCTGGTAGCCGGTGCCAAATATAAGGGTGAGTTCGAGGAGCGTCTGAAGAGCGTCATTAAAGAGGTAACCAACGCCAACGGCCAGATTATCCTCTTCATCGATGAGATTCACACGCTGGTAGGTGCAGGCGGTGGCGAGGGTGCCATGGATGCAGCCAACATTCTGAAGCCAGCCCTGGCTCGTGGTGAGCTGAGAGCCATCGGTGCTACTACCCTCAACGAGTATCAGAAGTACTTCGAGAAGGATAAGGCGCTGGAACGCCGTTTCCAGACCGTCATGGTCAATGAGCCTGACGAGGTAGACGCCATCAGTATCCTCCGTGGTATCAAGGAGCGCTACGAGAACCATCATAAGGTACGTATTCAGGATGATGCCTGCATCGCAGCCGTCAAGTTATCAGAGAGATACATCTCTGACAGATTCCTCCCTGATAAGGCTATCGACCTGATGGATGAGGCAGCTGCCAAACTGAGAATGGAGCGTGACTCTGTACCAGAAGAACTGGATGAGATTACCCGCCACTTGAAGCAGTTGGAGATTGAGCGTGAGGCCATCAAGCGCGAGAATGACCTGCCTAAGATTCAGCAGTTGGATAAGGAAATTGCAGAATTGAAGGATCAGGAGCATGACTTCCGTGCTAAATGGGAAGGCGAAAAAGCACTCGTCAACAAGATTCAGCAGGATAAGCAGGAGATAGAAAACCTGAAGTTTGAGGCTGAACGCATGGAGCGCGAAGGCAATTACGAACGCGTGGCTGAAATCCGCTATTCTAAACTGAAGGCGCTCGAGGATGACATCAAGAAAATTCAGGAGCAGCTGAAGAGTACACAGGGTGGCGCAGCGATGGTCAGAGAGGAAGTTACAGCTGATGATATCGCTGAGGTTGTAAGCCGCTGGACCGGAATACCAGTAAGCCGTATGATGCAGAGCGAGCGTGAGAAACTGCTCCATCTGGAGGAAGAACTCCACAAGAGAGTCATCGGACAGGACGAGGCTATCACCGCTGTAAGTGATGCCGTTCGCCGCAGCCGTGCCGGTTTGCAGGATCCTAAGCGTCCTATCGCCAGCTTCATCTTCCTCGGTACTACCGGTGTAGGTAAGACGGAACTTGCCAAGGCGCTGGCTGAGTATCTGTTCAATGACGAGTCGATGATGACCCGAATTGATATGAGTGAATATCAGGAGAAGTTTAGCGTAACCCGTCTGATCGGTGCGCCTCCAGGGTATGTAGGCTACGATGAAGGTGGCCAGTTGACCGAGGCTGTACGCCGCAAACCATACAGTGTGGTTCTCTTCGATGAGATTGAGAAGGCGCATCCTGATGTATTCAATACCCTGTTGCAGGTATTGGACGATGGTCGTCTGACTGACAACAAGGGTCGTGTAGTCAACTTCAAGAACACCATCATCATCATGACTTCCAACGCAAGCCGTGAGATGTTGCGCAAGACTTTCCGTCCTGAGTTCCTGAACCGTATTGATGATATCATTACCTTCAAGCCGTTGACCCAGGAGCAGATTGCCGAGGTTGTAGAACTTCAGATGAAGCGAGTAAAGAAGATGTTGGAGCCTCAGGGCTTTGAACTTCGCTGGACTCCTGCAGCTATCCAGTATCTGGCAAAGGTAGGATACGACCCAGAGTTTGGTGCCCGTCCTGTAAAGCGCGCTATCCAGGATTATGTATTAAACGACTTGAGTAAGAAGATTCTTGCAGAGGAAGTAAGTCGCGAGAAGCCAATTACCATTGACTACTCAGAGGCAAACGGCATCGAGTTCAAGAATCTCTAA
- the mrdA gene encoding penicillin-binding protein 2, whose amino-acid sequence MLDYNLEKRRFVIGGVAIAIVVIYMIRLFTLQIMSDDYKKNADSNAFLKHIEFPARGAIYDRNGKLLVYNQPSYDLMVVMNEESGRLDTMDFCNSLGITKEFFIKRMNDIKDRSKNPGYSRYTQQLFMGQLSDRDFSVFQEKMFRFPGFYVQKRTVREYTYPYAAHVLGDVGEVSQSDIEDDDYYQAGDYIGKLGIEKSYEKQLRGVKGVKIMLRDAHGRIQGSYQNGKLDQKPVAGKDLTLGLDVKLQALGERLLQGKIGSIVAIDPRTGDVLAMVSSPSYDPRRLVGRNRGKMHKWLSQNPWKPLLNRSIQGQYPPGSTFKTSQALTYLTEGIITPGTAFPCNHGFSYKGLHVGCHGHPSPISLVDAISTSCNGYFCWGLYYMLGNRKKYGSVQNAMTVWKNYMVSMGFGYKLGIDLPGEKRGLIPNAQFYDKAYNGSWNGLTVISISIGQGEVNLTPLQIANLGATIANRGYYYVPHVVRKVKGEPLDTLYTRRHYTKASRRAYDYVVAGMRSSALKGTCKMLGHYDFEPCGKTGTAQNRGHDHSVFMGFAPMNNPKIAIAVYVENGGWGADYGVPIGGLMMEQYLKGKLSPDSERRAAEMQTRRIAYGLSSR is encoded by the coding sequence ATGTTGGATTACAATCTTGAAAAACGTAGATTCGTTATCGGTGGAGTGGCCATAGCTATTGTGGTCATTTACATGATTCGTCTGTTTACGCTTCAGATTATGAGCGACGACTACAAGAAGAATGCCGACAGTAATGCCTTCTTGAAGCATATTGAGTTTCCCGCCCGTGGTGCAATTTACGACCGTAATGGTAAGCTGCTGGTGTATAATCAGCCGTCTTACGACCTGATGGTGGTCATGAACGAGGAGAGCGGCAGGCTTGATACGATGGATTTCTGTAATTCGCTGGGTATCACGAAAGAGTTTTTTATCAAGCGAATGAACGATATCAAGGACCGCTCTAAAAACCCGGGCTATTCGCGCTATACCCAGCAGCTTTTTATGGGACAGCTGAGCGACCGGGATTTCAGTGTGTTCCAGGAGAAGATGTTCCGATTCCCCGGTTTCTATGTCCAGAAACGTACCGTCAGAGAATATACCTACCCTTATGCAGCCCATGTGCTGGGTGATGTGGGTGAGGTTTCGCAAAGCGATATTGAAGATGATGACTACTATCAGGCTGGTGACTATATCGGAAAACTGGGTATCGAGAAGTCTTATGAGAAGCAGCTGCGTGGTGTGAAGGGTGTGAAGATCATGCTGAGAGATGCCCACGGAAGAATACAGGGTAGCTATCAGAATGGTAAACTCGACCAGAAACCTGTGGCAGGAAAGGATTTGACGCTGGGATTGGATGTCAAGTTGCAAGCCTTGGGCGAACGTCTGCTCCAGGGTAAAATCGGCAGTATCGTTGCCATCGATCCCAGAACGGGCGATGTGCTGGCTATGGTTTCTTCTCCTTCTTACGATCCAAGACGTCTGGTGGGTAGAAACCGCGGCAAGATGCACAAGTGGCTCTCGCAGAATCCTTGGAAACCGCTCCTGAACCGTAGTATTCAGGGTCAGTATCCTCCGGGTTCTACCTTTAAGACCAGCCAGGCGCTGACCTATCTTACTGAAGGTATCATCACACCGGGAACAGCATTCCCATGTAATCATGGTTTTTCTTATAAGGGTCTGCATGTAGGCTGTCATGGTCACCCGTCGCCTATTTCGCTGGTTGATGCCATCAGTACCTCTTGTAACGGTTACTTCTGTTGGGGTCTTTACTATATGCTAGGTAACCGCAAGAAGTATGGCAGCGTACAGAATGCGATGACCGTATGGAAAAATTATATGGTGAGCATGGGATTCGGATATAAGTTGGGCATCGACTTGCCTGGCGAGAAACGCGGTCTGATTCCGAATGCACAGTTCTATGATAAGGCTTACAATGGTTCATGGAACGGACTGACGGTAATCAGTATTTCCATCGGTCAGGGTGAGGTTAACCTCACGCCGTTGCAGATAGCCAACCTGGGTGCTACCATTGCCAACAGGGGATACTATTATGTGCCTCATGTAGTGAGAAAGGTGAAGGGTGAACCGCTTGATACGCTCTATACCCGACGCCATTATACCAAGGCTTCCCGACGGGCTTACGACTATGTGGTAGCCGGTATGAGAAGTTCGGCGCTGAAGGGAACCTGTAAGATGCTCGGCCACTACGATTTCGAACCTTGCGGCAAGACGGGTACGGCACAGAACCGTGGTCATGACCACTCTGTATTCATGGGCTTTGCTCCGATGAACAACCCGAAGATTGCCATTGCCGTGTATGTAGAGAATGGTGGTTGGGGTGCTGACTATGGTGTGCCTATCGGTGGTCTGATGATGGAACAGTATCTCAAGGGTAAGTTATCTCCTGATTCTGAGCGCAGGGCTGCAGAGATGCAGACCCGTAGAATCGCCTACGGATTAAGCAGTAGATAG
- a CDS encoding Rpn family recombination-promoting nuclease/putative transposase has product MKQVEERYISLLTDFGFKRIFGSAPNKDLLICFLNSLFNGRQVVKDVKYLNPENVGDIYTDRKAIFDVYCEGENGEKFIVEMQNAYQTYFKDRALFYSTFPIREQAPKGSEWDFKLNHVYTIALLNFNMNEDAFNKEEIRHHVQLCDTATHKVFYDKLEFIYVEIAKFNKSLDELETLYDKWLYALKNLYKLTRRPKALCDKVFDRLFEEAEIAKFTPQEQREYEASKMAYRDIKNSIDTAKREGKEEGLAEGMEKGIEKGMNQRSLEIARKMLAKGMDVATVMEITGLSERLLQQLKG; this is encoded by the coding sequence ATGAAGCAGGTAGAAGAAAGATATATCAGTTTGCTGACCGATTTCGGTTTTAAGCGAATTTTCGGATCAGCTCCTAACAAGGATTTGCTGATCTGTTTCCTCAACAGCTTGTTCAATGGGAGACAAGTTGTTAAGGACGTGAAGTATCTGAATCCAGAGAATGTGGGCGACATCTACACCGACAGAAAAGCTATTTTCGATGTATATTGCGAAGGAGAAAACGGCGAGAAGTTTATCGTGGAAATGCAGAATGCATACCAGACCTACTTCAAAGACCGTGCCCTGTTCTATTCCACCTTCCCGATTCGTGAGCAGGCTCCTAAGGGTAGTGAATGGGACTTCAAGCTCAACCATGTTTACACAATTGCTCTGCTAAACTTCAACATGAACGAGGATGCCTTCAATAAGGAAGAAATCCGCCATCATGTACAGCTATGCGATACTGCCACGCACAAGGTTTTCTACGATAAGCTGGAGTTTATCTACGTGGAAATCGCCAAGTTCAACAAATCGCTGGACGAGCTGGAAACGCTCTACGACAAGTGGCTCTATGCACTAAAGAACCTCTATAAGCTTACCCGGCGTCCTAAAGCCTTGTGCGACAAGGTCTTCGACCGTCTTTTTGAAGAAGCCGAGATTGCAAAATTCACTCCGCAGGAACAGCGGGAGTACGAAGCCAGCAAAATGGCATATCGCGACATCAAGAATTCGATTGATACTGCCAAGAGAGAAGGAAAAGAAGAAGGACTGGCTGAAGGAATGGAAAAGGGTATAGAGAAAGGGATGAACCAGCGAAGCCTCGAGATTGCTAGGAAGATGCTGGCAAAAGGTATGGATGTTGCGACGGTGATGGAAATTACGGGATTGTCGGAGAGACTGTTGCAGCAACTGAAAGGATAA